The bacterium genome has a window encoding:
- a CDS encoding zf-HC2 domain-containing protein — protein sequence MLTCRDVELMLQDHLDGVLLPSQQEVLERHLRACAPCRGTLAGIARLEERFEGHEDDVDAPASLSSAILSALPAEAYRPSPAARLARYGAVPALLALLLAVGFLMRGHYWLKSRSAERELEVSFQAPAATSVAIVGDFNGWDIRRNLLVRSSHEGRWGARLRLPPGVYQYSFVVDGTTWEVDPAARQYVNDGFGGRNSVIIVDG from the coding sequence ATGCTGACCTGCCGTGACGTGGAGCTGATGCTCCAGGATCACCTCGACGGTGTCCTCCTTCCGAGCCAGCAGGAGGTGCTGGAGCGCCATTTGCGCGCCTGCGCCCCCTGCCGGGGGACGCTGGCCGGCATCGCCCGCCTGGAGGAGCGGTTCGAGGGGCACGAGGACGACGTCGACGCGCCGGCCAGCCTCTCGAGCGCCATCCTCAGCGCGCTTCCGGCCGAGGCGTACCGGCCGTCGCCGGCGGCGCGGCTGGCGCGGTACGGGGCGGTCCCGGCGCTGCTTGCGCTTCTGCTCGCCGTCGGCTTCCTCATGCGCGGCCACTACTGGCTCAAGAGCCGGAGCGCGGAGCGGGAGCTCGAAGTCTCGTTCCAGGCGCCGGCGGCGACCAGCGTGGCGATCGTCGGGGACTTCAACGGGTGGGACATCCGGCGCAACCTCCTTGTGCGCTCGTCGCATGAGGGACGCTGGGGCGCGAGGCTGCGACTGCCCCCCGGCGTGTACCAGTACAGCTTCGTCGTCGACGGCACCACATGGGAGGTGGACCCCGCGGCGCGGCAGTACGTGAACGACGGTTTCGGCGGCAGGAATTCCGTAATCATCGTGGATGGTTAG
- a CDS encoding cytochrome c, with protein MNASRARAAAGAALLVAGLAAGAAAGDGERMEILKKGRDAFLSQCLRCHQTADEAAAGYRRQPAWRDVVADMVARGAQLDLAQQEAVVQYLSGRMLLIAKCSSCHTSNRPLTRNKSLEQWRATVERMVQNMPAPLRPGPAQVEELAQFLAVERPSL; from the coding sequence ATGAACGCATCGCGAGCCCGCGCCGCCGCCGGTGCCGCGCTGCTCGTCGCCGGCCTTGCCGCGGGCGCCGCCGCGGGCGACGGGGAGCGGATGGAGATCCTGAAGAAGGGGAGGGACGCCTTCCTGTCCCAGTGTCTGCGCTGCCACCAGACGGCCGACGAGGCGGCGGCCGGCTACCGCAGGCAGCCGGCCTGGCGGGATGTCGTCGCCGACATGGTCGCGAGAGGGGCGCAGCTCGACCTCGCGCAGCAGGAGGCCGTCGTGCAGTACCTCTCCGGGAGGATGCTGCTCATCGCCAAGTGCAGTTCCTGCCACACCTCCAACCGGCCGCTGACGCGCAACAAGAGCCTCGAGCAGTGGCGGGCCACCGTCGAGCGGATGGTGCAGAACATGCCGGCCCCGCTGCGGCCCGGCCCCGCGCAGGTCGAGGAACTCGCGCAGTTCCTCGCCGTGGAACGCCCGTCTCTGTAG
- a CDS encoding cytochrome c3 family protein has protein sequence MGRAEGCLALLALALLGATTARAAVDGSPHDIIAQGYDAPKAGAARERCLRCHLPASVVDKGLLAELPPVLARQWGPSSAMCFSCHDGTTIVSPDVDASLTAFHPLAHGADLGAAAARREGEAVAGAGEGERLECVACHDPHDNGHRPFLRQDIAEICARCHAAQYELGRGKENVSGNHPVLVEALGGGRREAPLTVSAPFLTPFPTPYPARQGKGTAGVHWQLGGHLSQGAAGQVLCVTCHVVHGDGQGPPRRGLLTVDPVGAVADLFCEGCHAGERGDAQIDSAAKPNPGGTRTGRTYHPCDDDRANGEGRIVEAEVPERWPVGGDQPPRLLCTTCHTAHAAGPGTLLLRPAERAATFCEECHAQVPEGHHAVGGDPGRCPDQTRGVGQEPAQFDCARCHRAHNAGLGAEDERAFIPLLRESRAGDLLCLGCHPADNPTCDPTKVRDGYMASHFRGDPARLDTYNDQDPPERTDPWPESYLPSTYGGTAGKDIVCLSCHSFARGALTSGDEEDQPHLLARVGNRIDWVQNEETKYLCTGCHGVRPGTGSGAKGHTHPLMDADVLKLGLPVQPPASATSASRINCDSCHRSHGAATAGGVYILEEARGTNTDPMAIQPKIDFTLTCHLCHDASKY, from the coding sequence ATGGGCCGCGCTGAGGGCTGCCTCGCCCTGCTCGCGCTGGCGCTCCTGGGCGCCACGACCGCGCGCGCCGCGGTGGACGGCTCGCCCCATGACATCATCGCGCAGGGATACGACGCGCCGAAGGCGGGCGCGGCGCGCGAGCGCTGCCTGCGGTGCCACCTGCCCGCCTCGGTCGTCGACAAGGGGCTCCTCGCGGAGCTCCCGCCCGTCCTCGCGCGGCAGTGGGGACCGTCGAGCGCGATGTGCTTCTCCTGCCACGACGGGACGACGATCGTCAGTCCGGACGTCGACGCGAGCCTGACAGCGTTTCACCCGCTCGCGCACGGGGCCGACCTCGGCGCCGCCGCGGCGCGGCGCGAGGGCGAGGCCGTCGCCGGCGCGGGAGAGGGCGAGCGCCTCGAGTGCGTCGCCTGCCACGACCCCCACGACAACGGACATCGACCGTTCCTGCGGCAGGACATCGCGGAGATCTGCGCGCGCTGCCATGCGGCGCAGTACGAGCTTGGCCGCGGCAAGGAGAACGTCAGCGGCAACCACCCGGTGCTGGTGGAGGCGCTCGGCGGCGGGCGCAGGGAAGCGCCGTTGACCGTCTCGGCGCCGTTCCTCACGCCGTTTCCGACGCCCTACCCGGCGCGGCAGGGCAAGGGGACGGCGGGCGTGCACTGGCAGCTCGGCGGGCACCTCAGCCAGGGCGCGGCCGGGCAGGTGCTGTGCGTCACCTGCCACGTCGTGCACGGCGACGGCCAGGGCCCGCCGCGCCGGGGGCTGCTCACGGTGGATCCGGTCGGCGCCGTTGCCGACCTGTTCTGCGAGGGCTGCCACGCGGGCGAGCGCGGTGACGCGCAGATCGACTCCGCGGCAAAGCCCAACCCGGGCGGGACGCGCACGGGCCGGACGTACCACCCCTGTGACGATGACCGCGCCAACGGCGAGGGCCGGATCGTCGAGGCCGAGGTGCCCGAGCGCTGGCCCGTGGGCGGGGACCAGCCGCCCCGGCTGCTGTGCACCACCTGTCACACGGCCCACGCCGCGGGGCCGGGCACGCTGCTGCTGCGCCCGGCGGAGCGCGCTGCCACCTTCTGCGAGGAGTGCCACGCCCAGGTCCCCGAGGGGCACCATGCGGTCGGCGGGGACCCCGGCCGCTGCCCGGACCAGACGAGGGGCGTCGGGCAGGAGCCGGCGCAGTTCGACTGTGCGCGCTGCCACCGCGCCCACAACGCCGGGCTGGGCGCCGAGGACGAGCGCGCCTTCATCCCGCTGCTGCGCGAGAGCCGGGCCGGCGACCTGCTCTGTCTCGGGTGTCACCCCGCGGACAACCCCACCTGCGATCCGACGAAGGTGCGCGACGGCTACATGGCCTCCCACTTCCGGGGCGACCCCGCGCGGCTCGACACGTACAACGACCAGGACCCGCCGGAGCGCACCGACCCCTGGCCCGAGTCCTACCTTCCGTCGACGTACGGGGGCACCGCTGGCAAGGACATCGTCTGCCTCTCGTGCCACAGCTTCGCGCGGGGCGCGCTGACCTCCGGGGACGAGGAGGACCAGCCCCACCTGCTGGCGCGGGTCGGCAACCGCATCGACTGGGTGCAGAACGAGGAGACGAAGTACCTCTGCACGGGGTGCCACGGGGTGCGCCCGGGGACGGGCTCCGGCGCGAAGGGGCACACCCACCCGCTCATGGACGCCGACGTGCTCAAGCTCGGCCTGCCGGTGCAGCCGCCCGCCTCGGCGACGTCCGCCAGCCGCATCAACTGCGACTCCTGCCATCGCTCGCACGGCGCGGCGACCGCCGGCGGCGTCTACATCCTGGAGGAGGCGCGCGGCACCAACACGGACCCGATGGCGATCCAGCCGAAGATCGACTTCACGCTCACCTGTCACCTCTGCCACGACGCGAGCAAGTACTAG
- a CDS encoding RNA polymerase sigma factor: MDVKALDDAEVVRQVLRGKRELFGVLLERYQKPIFNFIYRFYGNYDLAQELTQETFLRCYQFLKSYDTKRKFSTWLYAVAKNLCIDELKKHKAGREVPLDEAIGAVDLKEAEEGIHPDQQSQVLRKEENFKLLEALQELPTAARTVLLLHYFQGLSYQEIGEALSLPVSTVKIRIFRAKKALLEHWHEIGGEGEGPGLEDP, encoded by the coding sequence ATGGACGTGAAGGCGCTCGACGATGCCGAGGTCGTCCGCCAGGTCCTCCGCGGCAAGCGGGAGCTGTTCGGCGTCCTGCTCGAGCGCTATCAGAAGCCCATCTTCAACTTCATCTACCGCTTCTACGGCAACTACGACCTGGCCCAGGAACTGACGCAGGAGACCTTCCTGCGCTGCTACCAGTTCCTCAAGAGCTACGACACGAAGCGCAAGTTCTCCACGTGGCTGTACGCCGTCGCGAAGAATCTCTGCATCGACGAGCTCAAGAAGCACAAGGCCGGGCGCGAGGTCCCGCTCGATGAGGCCATCGGCGCGGTCGATCTCAAGGAGGCCGAGGAGGGGATCCATCCGGACCAGCAGAGTCAGGTGCTCCGCAAGGAGGAAAACTTCAAGCTTCTCGAGGCGTTGCAGGAGTTGCCGACGGCGGCGCGCACCGTCCTCCTGCTGCACTACTTCCAGGGCCTTTCCTACCAGGAGATCGGCGAGGCGCTCAGCCTGCCGGTCAGCACGGTGAAGATCCGCATCTTCCGCGCGAAGAAGGCCCTGCTCGAGCACTGGCACGAGATCGGGGGCGAGGGGGAGGGGCCGGGGCTGGAGGACCCGTAA